A stretch of bacterium DNA encodes these proteins:
- the lspA gene encoding signal peptidase II, giving the protein MSKRRVVWPWYATAGAVLALDQVTKVLVRDTIPLHESISLIGKSFLRLTHVQNPGVAFGIQLLGPSTLMVSSWIATVVLSIYLYTLIRRGDPLRWPIALFLTGAAGNSIDRLLFGTVTDFVDVDFPNFIMARWPVFNVADSCITIGITLLLFQVIFLRHPLVSPLETESHERSAGTSPSLPSDHGSRTTPVAD; this is encoded by the coding sequence ATGAGCAAGCGGCGAGTGGTCTGGCCATGGTATGCCACAGCCGGGGCTGTGTTGGCATTAGACCAAGTGACCAAGGTCTTGGTTCGTGACACGATCCCGCTGCATGAGTCTATCTCTTTAATTGGCAAGAGCTTTCTCCGTCTGACCCACGTTCAGAATCCCGGAGTTGCCTTCGGGATTCAACTTCTTGGTCCCTCCACTCTCATGGTGTCTAGCTGGATCGCGACGGTCGTATTATCCATCTATCTGTATACGCTGATTCGTCGCGGCGATCCCCTCCGCTGGCCGATCGCGCTGTTCCTGACCGGTGCGGCCGGCAATTCCATTGACCGACTCTTGTTCGGCACGGTCACGGACTTCGTGGACGTGGATTTTCCCAACTTCATCATGGCCCGTTGGCCGGTTTTCAATGTAGCCGACTCCTGCATCACCATCGGTATCACGCTGCTGCTGTTCCAGGTTATTTTTCTCCGCCACCCCCTCGTTTCTCCGCTGGAGACGGAATCTCATGAGCGATCCGCCGGAACTTCACCGTCCCTACCGTCTGATCACGGCTCCCGGACAACACCGGTTGCGGATTGA
- a CDS encoding DUF86 domain-containing protein yields the protein MSRDSSRLLDILNAARSVIELTEGMTGNDFQQDFRTELAITRLFEIIGEAARLVSEDLKRDHPEIPWGRMAGLRHRLIHEYDKVDYDLVWKIIQRDVPELIRLIEPLVPPEE from the coding sequence ATGTCACGCGATAGCTCACGACTTCTGGACATTCTCAATGCAGCCCGTTCCGTCATCGAGCTGACGGAAGGCATGACCGGGAACGATTTCCAACAGGACTTCCGCACCGAACTTGCCATAACCCGCCTGTTCGAGATTATTGGAGAGGCCGCGCGTCTGGTCAGCGAAGACTTGAAACGGGATCATCCCGAGATTCCCTGGGGTCGCATGGCTGGCCTCCGACATCGTTTGATTCACGAATACGACAAAGTGGACTACGATCTTGTGTGGAAGATCATTCAACGAGATGTGCCCGAGTTGATTCGACTCATTGAACCGCTCGTCCCACCCGAAGAGTAA
- the secF gene encoding protein translocase subunit SecF, whose protein sequence is MVHFFGKTNFDFIGPRWKMLTISAIIIVAGIISFAIRGANWSIDFRGGLDMQVLFARPVSDGQVRAALGGIEVGEVKTISSLGRPDEILIRLKVAENSEATQRQVMDKLGQVFPDNPAEIRNVDVVGPKVGQELRRQAIISAVVAIVLLLIYISWRFKFEYALGGIIALIHDVLVTLAFISFFHVEFSLAVLAAVLTLIGFSINDTIVVYDRIRENLKKLRQMKLSQIMNQSINETLSRTIITSLTVFLTVLVLFIFSGPVLRGFSFAMLVGVITGVYSSIFVAAPVVLEWAERKALQGKRR, encoded by the coding sequence ATGGTACATTTTTTCGGCAAGACCAATTTCGACTTCATCGGCCCACGGTGGAAGATGCTGACCATCTCGGCGATCATTATCGTGGCCGGAATCATCAGTTTCGCCATTCGCGGAGCGAACTGGTCCATTGATTTTCGCGGCGGACTGGACATGCAGGTGTTGTTCGCACGTCCGGTAAGCGACGGGCAGGTGCGCGCGGCGCTCGGCGGAATAGAGGTCGGCGAGGTCAAGACGATTTCCAGTCTGGGTCGTCCGGACGAAATTCTCATCCGTTTGAAAGTGGCGGAGAACAGCGAGGCCACGCAGCGACAGGTGATGGACAAGCTTGGCCAGGTCTTCCCCGACAATCCGGCCGAGATCCGCAACGTGGACGTGGTGGGTCCGAAAGTGGGGCAAGAGCTTCGACGACAAGCGATCATATCGGCCGTGGTGGCTATCGTTCTCTTGCTGATCTACATCTCGTGGCGATTCAAGTTCGAGTATGCGCTGGGCGGCATCATCGCTTTGATCCATGACGTGTTGGTGACGCTGGCGTTCATCTCCTTTTTCCACGTCGAATTCTCGCTGGCGGTTCTGGCGGCGGTTCTGACGCTCATCGGATTCTCGATCAATGACACGATTGTCGTCTACGACCGGATTCGCGAGAATCTGAAGAAGCTCCGGCAGATGAAGCTCAGCCAGATCATGAACCAGAGCATCAATGAGACGCTATCACGAACGATCATCACTTCGCTGACCGTGTTCCTAACGGTGCTGGTGCTGTTTATTTTCAGTGGACCCGTTCTGCGCGGCTTTAGCTTTGCCATGCTGGTCGGTGTGATTACGGGAGTTTATTCTTCCATCTTCGTGGCTGCTCCCGTGGTTCTGGAGTGGGCTGAGCGCAAAGCCCTGCAAGGCAAACGCCGATAG
- a CDS encoding isoleucine--tRNA ligase → MLKPIPNKLDLPAIDRELLDFWKENRIFEKSVERPAPKGDYVFYDGPPGTNGVPHVGHMMQSALKDLWPRYKTMQGYRVLRKAGWDTHGLPIELTADKELGLKSKRDVTDFGVQNYIDYCRQTVFRYRELWETAIRKIGRFVDLDNAYATYHPYYIQSDWWTLKQAWNLELEGEAREQALRLEQSPRYLYRDYRVMAYSPRTGTTLSNFEVAQGYEDVTDITLYVKFRLKDAPNTFLTAWTTTPWTLLSNLAVAVHPDLEYITVELKKDCDTGKAGERLILAHARHLALEPMLGEHHIVGHQKGSELAGREYEPMWDWQNPQDSAILARAGDQAFTVVCDDYVTAADGTGLVHLAYYGEDDFRILRKLGLPIYCVVDWTGHVRPEATAFAGRWFRDETLDVDILKALQEKGLLIAKEKYTHSYPFDYRTGCPLMYFPRPAWFIRTTALKEMMIEANHLIGWKPDHIREGRFGNWLENITDWNVTRERYWGSPFPVWSTENGDEAVCVEGIAELRALVEKSGGQLPEDFDPHKPQIDEILLQAKDGREMRREDFVLDSWFNAGLMPWGQFGYPAEPGSVEQFREQYPCDFICEGLDQTRGWFYTLLACSCLVAKAQIAEAKKRADRDAEAFWSNPRNWSSYRNVICTELILDHEGRKMSKSVGNIVDPVALFDKFGADPVRWIFYDSNPWNAKRFGEEEIAEAIRAVILPLWNSYSFFVTYALIDRWTPDSHAKLEPTLMDRWVKSEFHRMIERVTTALDDYDVATAAGAVSRFLDLLTNWYIRRSRRRFWKSESDADKATAYATLYEILRELVHLLAPFLSFLSEHIYQNLVRGLEPNSPGSVHLAAFPMYQASLRDADLETQMERVMEAVTLARALRQERNLKVRQPLTSLVWVVPDESSEEALAPFLQIIGDELNVKSVKLRHDDRDLVTRSATANFKVLGKQVGKRMPEVAGIIASLTDEQIQAIESGQPFRHDEFEFTVEDIQIRRLERSGLAMKSDGFMTVALDTELTDELIAEGMAREVVHHVQNLRKQAGFEISDRIALHIAPDTQELERALRTHEEYVRRETLAVDFELNTVAAETRLDANGHPFGVNLSRIAAHNQ, encoded by the coding sequence ATGCTGAAACCTATCCCCAATAAACTCGATCTTCCGGCGATTGACCGCGAATTGCTCGATTTCTGGAAGGAGAACCGCATCTTCGAGAAGTCGGTGGAGCGGCCAGCGCCGAAGGGAGATTATGTGTTCTACGACGGGCCGCCGGGAACCAACGGTGTGCCGCACGTGGGACACATGATGCAGTCGGCGCTGAAAGACCTGTGGCCGCGCTATAAGACCATGCAGGGCTATCGTGTGCTGCGGAAAGCGGGATGGGACACGCACGGCCTGCCAATCGAGCTCACCGCCGACAAGGAACTCGGGCTGAAGTCCAAGCGCGACGTGACGGATTTCGGCGTGCAGAACTACATTGACTACTGCCGCCAGACTGTCTTTCGTTATCGAGAACTCTGGGAAACGGCGATTCGCAAGATCGGCCGGTTCGTGGATCTCGACAACGCCTACGCCACCTATCATCCCTATTATATTCAGTCTGACTGGTGGACGCTCAAGCAGGCATGGAATCTGGAGCTCGAAGGGGAAGCGCGCGAGCAGGCACTGCGGCTCGAACAGTCTCCTCGCTATCTCTATCGCGACTACCGAGTCATGGCCTATAGCCCGCGCACCGGAACCACGCTCTCGAATTTCGAGGTCGCACAGGGCTATGAGGATGTGACCGACATCACGCTCTACGTGAAATTCCGCCTGAAGGACGCACCGAATACGTTCCTGACCGCGTGGACGACCACGCCGTGGACGCTACTCTCGAATCTCGCGGTGGCAGTGCATCCTGATCTCGAATACATTACCGTCGAACTGAAGAAAGACTGTGACACGGGCAAGGCGGGCGAGCGGTTGATCCTCGCCCACGCGCGGCATCTGGCTCTCGAACCTATGCTGGGCGAGCATCACATCGTCGGCCATCAGAAGGGCAGCGAACTCGCGGGAAGAGAATATGAACCGATGTGGGATTGGCAGAATCCACAGGATAGTGCTATTTTGGCAAGAGCAGGTGATCAAGCTTTTACCGTCGTGTGCGATGATTATGTGACCGCCGCAGATGGTACCGGTCTTGTTCATCTGGCTTATTACGGTGAAGACGATTTCCGAATTCTTCGCAAACTCGGCCTCCCAATCTATTGCGTGGTTGATTGGACTGGGCATGTTCGTCCCGAGGCGACAGCGTTCGCCGGCCGCTGGTTCCGCGATGAAACGCTCGACGTGGACATTCTGAAGGCACTGCAAGAGAAAGGTCTCCTGATCGCCAAGGAGAAGTACACTCACAGCTATCCGTTCGACTATCGGACGGGTTGTCCACTCATGTATTTTCCCCGTCCGGCGTGGTTCATTCGCACGACGGCACTCAAAGAAATGATGATCGAAGCGAACCATCTGATCGGCTGGAAACCCGATCACATCCGCGAGGGGCGATTCGGCAACTGGCTCGAGAACATCACCGATTGGAACGTAACGCGCGAACGCTACTGGGGAAGTCCGTTTCCGGTTTGGTCAACCGAAAATGGCGATGAGGCCGTGTGCGTGGAAGGTATCGCCGAGTTGCGCGCTCTGGTAGAGAAATCAGGCGGCCAACTTCCTGAGGATTTCGATCCGCACAAGCCGCAGATTGACGAGATCCTTTTGCAGGCGAAGGATGGCCGGGAGATGCGGCGCGAGGATTTCGTGCTCGACAGTTGGTTCAACGCGGGGCTGATGCCGTGGGGACAGTTCGGCTATCCCGCCGAGCCGGGATCAGTCGAGCAGTTCCGCGAGCAATATCCATGCGATTTCATTTGCGAAGGTCTGGATCAAACGCGCGGCTGGTTCTATACGCTACTTGCGTGTTCATGTCTCGTTGCCAAAGCCCAGATTGCCGAGGCGAAGAAACGCGCTGATCGCGATGCCGAAGCTTTCTGGTCGAATCCGCGGAACTGGTCATCGTACAGGAACGTGATCTGCACCGAACTCATCCTCGATCACGAAGGCCGCAAGATGTCCAAGTCGGTGGGGAACATCGTGGATCCGGTCGCGCTCTTCGACAAGTTCGGGGCCGATCCGGTACGCTGGATTTTCTACGATTCGAATCCGTGGAACGCGAAGCGATTCGGAGAAGAAGAGATCGCCGAAGCGATCCGCGCGGTGATCCTGCCGTTGTGGAATTCCTATTCGTTCTTCGTGACCTACGCTCTGATTGACCGCTGGACACCGGATAGCCACGCGAAACTCGAACCGACGCTCATGGACCGGTGGGTGAAATCCGAATTCCATCGCATGATCGAACGCGTTACGACGGCTCTCGATGATTATGACGTGGCGACGGCGGCGGGAGCCGTCTCACGGTTCCTCGACCTGCTCACGAACTGGTACATCCGCCGCTCGCGCCGGCGGTTCTGGAAATCGGAGAGCGACGCCGACAAAGCGACTGCCTATGCCACGCTCTACGAGATCCTGAGAGAACTCGTCCACCTGCTGGCTCCTTTCCTGTCGTTTCTATCGGAGCACATCTATCAGAACTTGGTTCGCGGACTGGAACCAAATTCGCCGGGGAGTGTGCACTTAGCTGCGTTTCCGATGTACCAAGCAAGCCTGCGCGACGCCGATCTGGAGACACAAATGGAGCGGGTGATGGAAGCCGTAACCTTGGCTCGCGCCCTCCGACAGGAGCGTAACCTCAAGGTAAGACAGCCTCTTACGAGCCTTGTATGGGTAGTCCCCGATGAGTCGTCGGAGGAGGCACTGGCACCTTTCTTGCAAATCATCGGCGACGAATTGAATGTGAAATCGGTGAAACTACGTCACGATGATCGAGATCTGGTAACTCGCAGCGCCACAGCCAACTTCAAGGTTCTGGGCAAGCAGGTCGGAAAGCGGATGCCGGAGGTGGCCGGGATCATTGCCTCCCTGACGGACGAACAGATTCAAGCCATCGAGAGCGGTCAGCCCTTCCGTCACGACGAATTCGAGTTCACCGTTGAAGACATTCAAATTCGTCGTTTGGAGCGGTCGGGACTGGCTATGAAGTCCGACGGATTCATGACGGTCGCCCTCGACACCGAACTTACCGATGAACTCATCGCCGAGGGCATGGCGCGCGAAGTGGTTCACCACGTTCAGAATCTGCGCAAACAGGCCGGTTTCGAGATCAGCGATCGTATTGCACTGCACATTGCGCCGGACACGCAGGAGCTGGAGCGAGCGTTGCGAACTCATGAAGAATACGTTCGCCGGGAAACTTTGGCGGTGGACTTCGAGTTAAATACAGTTGCGGCAGAGACAAGACTGGATGCCAATGGCCATCCTTTCGGAGTCAATCTGTCGCGGATCGCGGCGCACAATCAATAG
- a CDS encoding TraR/DksA family transcriptional regulator, translating to MEATTDQYSGDNSTYSYHMADQGTDAQEREKAFLFASREGKMLRLLDGALERIENDTYGYCQETGAPIEFRRLEAIPHARLCIAAKKRHEEESNTPE from the coding sequence ATGGAAGCGACAACCGACCAGTATTCGGGTGATAACTCGACCTATAGCTATCACATGGCCGATCAAGGCACGGACGCGCAGGAACGTGAGAAGGCCTTTCTGTTTGCCAGTCGGGAAGGCAAGATGCTGCGGCTTCTCGACGGGGCGTTAGAGCGGATCGAAAACGACACCTACGGCTACTGTCAGGAGACCGGAGCCCCCATCGAATTCCGCCGGCTGGAAGCGATCCCTCACGCGCGTTTGTGTATCGCCGCCAAGAAGCGGCACGAAGAAGAGAGTAATACACCCGAATGA
- a CDS encoding RluA family pseudouridine synthase, whose product MSDPPELHRPYRLITAPGQHRLRIDRYLQQALPSISRHKVHELIDAGLVRVDGNVPKKSYKIGPGEHVEIFFRDQPPSDIRPEAIPLDIHFEDDYLLVVNKPQGMVTHPAHGHFSGTLVNALLHYLGMGSAGRTIRPGIVHRLDKGTSGLLVIAKNEQVHRKLTDQFAAREVHRVYNAIIWGHFRDPEGTIDAPLGRHPGDRKRFAVVRRGGKVAITTYRVEAIYRDTSLLSLQLKTGRTHQIRAHLEHLGHPVFGDVTYGGRHKRLRGFPGAQKKLYFDLLETLPDLALHAATLGFRHPVTGEELSFVAPRPANFERILELLLENAGARLDNV is encoded by the coding sequence ATGAGCGATCCGCCGGAACTTCACCGTCCCTACCGTCTGATCACGGCTCCCGGACAACACCGGTTGCGGATTGATCGTTATCTCCAGCAAGCCCTCCCCTCCATTTCGCGGCACAAAGTTCACGAACTCATTGACGCGGGGCTCGTTCGCGTAGACGGGAACGTTCCGAAGAAATCCTATAAGATCGGGCCCGGCGAGCACGTGGAGATATTCTTCCGCGATCAGCCGCCCTCCGACATTCGGCCCGAGGCGATCCCACTTGACATTCACTTCGAGGATGACTACCTGCTGGTGGTGAACAAGCCGCAGGGCATGGTTACTCATCCGGCTCACGGTCATTTCTCGGGCACGCTGGTCAACGCGCTCCTGCATTATCTCGGCATGGGCAGCGCGGGCCGGACGATCCGGCCGGGAATCGTTCACCGGCTGGACAAGGGCACGTCGGGTCTTCTGGTGATCGCCAAGAATGAACAGGTGCATCGGAAGCTGACGGACCAGTTCGCGGCCCGCGAAGTTCATCGGGTCTATAACGCCATTATTTGGGGGCATTTCCGGGATCCGGAGGGGACGATTGATGCTCCGCTTGGCCGCCATCCCGGAGACCGCAAGCGGTTTGCCGTGGTTCGGCGGGGGGGGAAGGTGGCTATTACCACCTACCGAGTCGAGGCAATCTATCGGGATACGAGCCTGCTTTCGCTACAACTCAAGACCGGCCGGACCCATCAAATCCGCGCCCATCTCGAGCATCTGGGCCATCCGGTGTTTGGCGATGTGACATACGGGGGACGGCACAAGCGGCTTCGTGGCTTTCCGGGCGCTCAGAAGAAATTGTATTTCGACCTTTTAGAGACCCTTCCCGATCTAGCCCTTCATGCCGCTACTTTGGGATTCCGGCATCCGGTAACGGGCGAGGAACTGAGTTTTGTCGCTCCTCGACCGGCCAATTTCGAGAGAATTCTGGAGTTGCTGCTGGAGAACGCCGGGGCAAGGCTTGACAATGTGTGA
- a CDS encoding adenylosuccinate synthase: MVTVVLGAQWGDEGKGKVVDFLSRDADVVARYQGGANAGHTIIHDGQKLVLHLLPAAVLWPQTVCVIGAGVVVDPVALLDEVRQIESLGINLTGRLFVSHQAHLIMPYHKLLDQINDSQSDRPRIGTTGRGIGPAYVDKVARVGIRIVDLLDRDFLREKIRANVEDKNRLLSKVYDAQQLDVDAIVEEYVAFDQRIDPYVKDVSVLLFEAVRSGKNIIFEGAQGTLLDIDMGTYPFVTSSNPTAGGACTGLGIGPRKIDRVIGIIKAYTTRVGQGPFPTEIEETTEGVSLRERGDEYGATTGRPRRCGWFDGVVARFSARVNGVDSWAITKLDILTGIDPIKV; this comes from the coding sequence ATGGTCACGGTTGTTCTGGGAGCACAGTGGGGAGACGAAGGCAAAGGGAAAGTTGTGGACTTCCTGAGCCGCGATGCCGACGTGGTGGCCCGCTATCAGGGCGGGGCTAACGCCGGCCACACGATTATTCACGACGGTCAGAAGCTGGTCCTCCATCTGCTTCCGGCGGCGGTGCTCTGGCCACAGACGGTTTGCGTGATCGGGGCGGGCGTGGTTGTGGATCCGGTGGCTCTGCTTGACGAGGTCCGGCAGATCGAAAGCCTGGGGATAAACCTCACGGGCCGGCTGTTCGTGAGCCATCAGGCTCACCTCATCATGCCCTATCATAAGTTGCTCGATCAGATCAACGATTCGCAATCCGACCGGCCCCGGATCGGCACGACCGGACGCGGCATCGGTCCGGCCTATGTGGACAAAGTGGCTCGCGTGGGGATTCGCATCGTGGATCTTCTGGATCGCGACTTTCTGCGCGAGAAGATTCGCGCCAACGTCGAGGACAAGAACCGTCTTCTATCGAAGGTTTATGACGCTCAGCAGCTGGACGTGGATGCGATCGTCGAGGAGTACGTGGCCTTTGATCAGCGGATTGATCCCTATGTCAAAGACGTCTCGGTGCTTCTTTTCGAGGCGGTGCGGTCGGGAAAGAACATCATCTTCGAAGGCGCGCAGGGCACGCTACTTGACATTGACATGGGAACGTATCCGTTCGTAACGTCGTCCAATCCTACGGCGGGCGGAGCCTGCACGGGTCTGGGGATCGGCCCGCGAAAAATTGACCGGGTGATCGGGATTATTAAGGCCTACACGACGCGGGTTGGACAGGGGCCGTTCCCGACGGAGATCGAGGAGACAACTGAAGGAGTAAGTCTGCGGGAACGCGGCGACGAATACGGAGCCACCACCGGCCGCCCCCGACGGTGCGGTTGGTTCGACGGTGTGGTGGCGAGGTTCTCGGCGCGAGTGAACGGCGTGGACTCGTGGGCGATTACCAAGCTCGACATTCTGACGGGAATTGACCCGATCAAGGT
- the secD gene encoding protein translocase subunit SecD — MKSVRNRFIFLLFILAMAVYYLYPTYKYDQLTTEESEKLVQLADHSGISLEVLATEIYRDDVDFRPEIEAADLPPEQKNEAIRLLEYMRGEFLQDIKHYRPKAIKLGLDLQGGMYQVLEVDLIKMLDNEAKGKDPDFERLLRALREATTERNVEVFDALREIAAREHISLNRYWGEPGQADNTIIAELEESAEDAVDRSLQILRNRVDQFGVSEPSISKLGSRRIALELPGVKDPVRARELVGRTAMLEFKLLVEAERAQDILTKLDAAIAARMKGMKDTTAVADSTVAKAAETDTMKSAADSGVTKAEDLFKEMAADTADTMSAENPLLSLFIGGTQNILIPAQNRSRVIRMLSSYENRQHIPQDVEFLWSSKSETGADGRELWVLYLVKKQAELSGTTLEDARATVGSGFDPEQSGRPVVNIEFNRDGARTFARVTGANVNRRLGIVLDSKVYMAPNIKDKIPGGAAVITGLDDMPEARDIAIVLRAGALPAPVHVVEERTVGPSLGRDSVAAGKTSLLLAFFAVTIFMLLYYRGSGGIADIAMITNIFLLMAVLAMFQFTLTMPGIAGIILTMGMAVDANVLIFERIREELALGKTVRASIETGFARAMVTIFDANLTTAITGVVLLIYGTGPIKGFALTLTVGICVNLFASLFISRLIYDSFTERRQLKSLSI; from the coding sequence ATGAAATCCGTCCGCAATCGCTTCATCTTTCTGCTCTTTATCCTCGCTATGGCGGTCTACTACCTGTATCCCACCTATAAGTACGATCAGCTTACCACCGAGGAAAGCGAGAAGCTCGTTCAGTTGGCCGATCACTCGGGGATATCGCTTGAAGTCCTCGCAACGGAGATCTATCGCGATGACGTGGATTTCCGACCCGAAATTGAGGCAGCGGACCTCCCGCCTGAGCAGAAAAACGAGGCAATCCGTCTGCTGGAATACATGCGCGGCGAGTTCCTCCAGGATATCAAACATTATCGCCCCAAGGCCATCAAGCTCGGATTGGACTTGCAGGGGGGAATGTATCAGGTCCTCGAGGTGGATCTGATCAAGATGCTCGACAACGAGGCCAAAGGCAAGGATCCCGACTTCGAACGCCTGTTGCGAGCGTTGCGCGAGGCTACCACCGAACGCAACGTCGAGGTATTCGACGCCTTGCGGGAGATTGCGGCTCGCGAGCACATCTCGCTCAATCGCTACTGGGGCGAGCCCGGTCAGGCGGATAACACCATCATCGCGGAACTTGAAGAATCGGCCGAGGACGCGGTGGATCGCTCGCTGCAGATTCTGCGGAACCGCGTGGATCAGTTCGGAGTCTCCGAGCCTTCCATCTCCAAGCTGGGCAGCCGCCGGATCGCCTTGGAATTGCCGGGCGTGAAAGATCCGGTTCGAGCCCGCGAGCTGGTCGGCCGGACGGCGATGTTGGAGTTCAAGTTACTCGTGGAAGCGGAGCGGGCGCAGGACATCCTGACCAAGCTCGATGCGGCCATCGCCGCCCGCATGAAAGGGATGAAGGACACCACGGCGGTGGCCGACTCGACGGTTGCGAAAGCGGCCGAGACCGACACGATGAAATCGGCGGCCGACTCGGGCGTGACCAAAGCCGAGGATCTGTTCAAGGAAATGGCCGCGGATACCGCCGACACGATGAGCGCCGAGAACCCGCTTCTTTCGCTGTTCATCGGTGGGACACAGAACATTCTGATTCCCGCCCAGAACCGCAGCCGGGTCATTCGCATGTTGTCTTCCTATGAGAATCGGCAGCACATTCCGCAAGACGTAGAGTTCCTGTGGTCGAGCAAATCCGAGACGGGCGCCGACGGCCGCGAGCTGTGGGTGCTCTATCTGGTCAAGAAGCAGGCGGAACTTTCGGGCACAACTCTGGAGGATGCGCGGGCGACCGTCGGATCGGGTTTTGATCCCGAGCAGTCGGGCCGGCCGGTCGTCAACATCGAGTTCAATCGCGACGGTGCGCGGACGTTTGCCCGCGTAACCGGAGCCAACGTGAACCGGCGACTGGGAATCGTACTCGACAGCAAAGTGTACATGGCTCCCAACATCAAAGACAAAATCCCGGGCGGTGCGGCGGTGATTACCGGACTCGACGACATGCCCGAAGCGCGCGATATCGCCATCGTGCTGCGGGCCGGCGCACTTCCGGCGCCGGTGCACGTCGTGGAGGAGCGAACGGTGGGACCGTCGCTCGGTCGCGATTCGGTGGCGGCGGGGAAGACCAGTCTTCTGCTCGCGTTTTTCGCGGTCACGATCTTCATGCTGCTCTACTATCGCGGTTCGGGCGGCATCGCCGACATTGCGATGATCACCAACATCTTCCTCTTGATGGCGGTGCTGGCCATGTTCCAGTTTACCTTGACCATGCCGGGAATCGCGGGAATCATTCTCACGATGGGTATGGCGGTGGACGCCAACGTGCTGATCTTCGAGAGAATCCGGGAAGAGCTCGCGTTGGGCAAGACCGTGCGGGCCTCGATTGAGACGGGATTTGCTCGGGCGATGGTGACGATTTTCGACGCCAATCTCACGACGGCCATCACCGGCGTCGTGCTTCTGATCTACGGAACGGGACCGATCAAGGGCTTTGCGCTGACGCTCACGGTGGGTATCTGCGTGAACCTGTTCGCATCGCTGTTCATCAGCCGACTCATCTACGATTCGTTCACCGAACGCCGGCAACTCAAGAGTCTGAGCATCTAA
- a CDS encoding nucleotidyltransferase domain-containing protein translates to MEPLPSHLDIDRAQLEAFCQKWKITELSLFGSVLRDDFGPDSDVDVLVTFDSNADVSLWDVLDAEEELKQMLGREVDLVLRTTVERSRNYIRRRNILSSARPVYVTR, encoded by the coding sequence ATGGAACCTCTTCCCTCCCACCTTGACATAGACCGCGCACAGCTCGAAGCCTTCTGCCAGAAGTGGAAGATTACCGAGCTGTCTCTGTTCGGCTCGGTTCTGCGCGACGATTTCGGCCCCGACAGCGACGTGGACGTGTTGGTGACGTTTGATTCCAATGCAGATGTCTCACTTTGGGATGTCCTTGACGCCGAGGAAGAACTGAAGCAGATGCTTGGTCGTGAAGTGGACTTGGTACTTAGAACGACCGTCGAACGCAGCCGGAACTACATCCGCCGTCGCAATATCTTGTCATCAGCCAGACCGGTTTATGTCACGCGATAG